ATGACCGCATGGCGCCGCCACCTGCACCAGAACCCCGAACTTGGCTTTGAATGCCAGCAGACCGCCGGTTTCGTGGCCGAACGGCTGCGCGAATTCGGCGTTGACGAGATCTATGAGGGGATCGGTTCGACCGGTCTTGTGGGCATCATCCGCGGGCGGAAAGAGGGGCCGGTGATCGGGCTGCGCGCCGATATGGACGCGCTGCCGATGGACGAGGAAACCGGCGCCGAATGGGCCTCGAAAGTGCCGGGGCGGATGCATGCCTGCGGCCATGACGGCCATACGACGATGCTGCTGGGTGCGGCGAAATATCTGGCCGAGACGCGCAATTTCGCCGGCAGCGTGGCGCTGATCTTTCAGCCGGCCGAGGAAAACGGCGGCGGCGCAGATGTGATGGTGCGCGAGGGGATGATGGAGCGGTTCGGCATCGAGCGCGTCTTTGCCATGCACAACAATCCCGGTCAGGCGCTGGGGACGTTCCAGACCACGCCCGGCCCGATCATGGCCGCCGTCGATACGTTCGAGATCCATCTGCGCGGGCGCGGCGGCCATGGCGCCATGCCGCATCTGACCGCCGATCCGGTGGTTGCGGCGGTGGCCATCGTCAATGCGATCCAGACGATTTCCAGCCGCAACCACTATGCGCTGGACGAACTGGTCATCTCGGTCACCCAGATCCATACCGGCAGCGCCGACAATATCGTGCCCGAAACCGCCTGGATCTGCGGCACGGTGCGGACCTTCGATCCCGAAGTGCAGGCGATGGTGCGCAGGCGGATGACGCAGATCTGCGACGGGCAGGCGATGGGTTATGATGTCTGCGTCCGGCTGGATTACCAGCAGGGCTATCCGGCGACGGTGAACGATCCGGCCGAGACCGCCCGCGCCGTCGCCGCCGCCACAGAGATCGCCGGAGAGGCCGGGGTTTGTGACGATTCCGGGCGCGAGATGGGGGCCGAGGATTTCAGCTATATGCTGCAGGCGCGGCCCGGCTGCTATCTGTTCATCGGTCAGGGCGAGGGGCCGGGCGTCCATAACGCGAATTACGACTTCAATGACGAGGTCGCCCCGGTCGGTGCCAGCTTCTTTGCGCGGCTGGTCGAAAGGGCGCAGCCGGTCTGAGGCCCGCCGATGCAGGCCCCGGAACAGGGATAACGAAACCGTTGGCGGCACTTGACGCTGCGGGTGGTCGCGCTTTCTTGCCAAGGGCGTGCGCCGCGGCTAGGTTGCGCGCCAATTCACAAGGGTCTGCACCGTGGCAGGTCCACCAGCCAAGAGGATAGTCCATGTTCGTGACCCCCGCCTATGCACAGGCCGCAGGCGGCGCCGGTGCCGGTGCCGCCTTCGCGCAGTTCATCCCGCTGATCCTGATCTTCGCGATCATGTATTTCCTGATGATCCGCCCGCAGCAGAAGCGCGCGAAACAGCATCGCGAAATGGTGGGGGCACTGAAAAAGGGCGATCAGGTCATCACGCAGGGCGGTATCATCGGCAAGGTCGCCTCGGTCCGCGACGACGAAATCGAGGTCGAGATCGCCTCGGGCGTGCGCGTTCGCATTGTCCGTTCGACCGTCGCCCAGGTGCTGAACCCGACAACTGCGGTTGCCGCCAATAACTGAGGATCGGGGCGCCACATGCTTCAGATTGACCGCTGGAAACGCATCCTGATCATCGGGATCTGCGTATTGGGCATGTTCTATGCGCTGCCGAACCTGTTCTATAGCCGGGTCGAGGTGCATAACGATGCCGTCAAGACCATCGAGCAGACCGGTGCCGAGACGCCAGAGCTGATCGACGAGCGCGCGGGCTGGCCGAACTGGATGCCAAGTGGTCTGGTCAATCTGGGGCTGGACCTGCGCGGCGGCGCGCATCTGCTGGCCGAGGTGCATCTGGAGGACGTCTATAAGTCGCGCATGGATTCGCTGTGGCCGGAACTGCGCCGCGACATGAGCGCCGAGCGCGAGACGCTTGGCGCGATTCGCCGCGTAAGCTCGCCCGATGGCACCCTGCGCATCGAGATCGGTGAACCTGCGGGCATCAATCGCGCGGTCGAGATCGTGCGCAGCTATTCCTCGCCCGTCACCTCGCTGACCGGGGCCGGGCAAAGCAGCCTGTCGATCCGCACCGAGGGCAATGCGATCCTCGTGCAGCTGTCGGACGCGGAAAAGACTGCCAGCAATGACCGCACCGTGCAGCAAAGCCTTGAAATCATCCGCCGTCGCGTGGATGAGGTCGGCACCCGCGAACCCACCATCATGCGTCAGGGGGCAGACCGGATCCTGATCCAGGTGCCCGGCATCGGCTCGGCCGAAGAGCTGAAGGCGCTGATCGGCACCACCGCGCGGCTGACCTTCAACTCGGTCGTCTCGACCGGCACCGATCCTGACGGGCCCGCCGATGTGGGGCAGGTCGTATTGCCCGCCGCCGATCAGCCGGGCTTCTATTACACGATCGAGACCAGCCCCGTCGTCACCGGCGAGGAACTGACCGACGCCATGCCCGCGACCGATCAGAACGGCATGCCCGCGGTCGATTTCCGCTTCAACCCGACCGGCGCGCGCAAATTCGGCAACTATACCGCCGCCAATGTCGGCCAGCCCTTCGCCATCGTGCTGGATGACGAGGTGATCTCGGCACCGGTGATCCGGCAGGCGATCACCGGCGGGTCGGGGCAGATTTCCGGCTCGATGAATTTCGAAGAAGCCAGCCGTCTGGCGGTGCTGCTGCGTGCAGGTGCGCTGCCGACCGAACTGACCTTCCTTGAGGAACGCACCGTCGGCCCCGAACTGGGGCAGGACAGCATCGACGCGGGCAGCCTGTCGGCAATCATCGCGACTGTGGCGGTCGCGATCTATATGGTGCTGAGTTACGGGCTGTTCGGCGTCTTTGCCGCCACTTCGGTCATCATCAACGTGGTGCTGATCCTGTCGGCCATGTCGGTCATGGGCGCGACGCTGACTTTGCCGGGGATTGCAGGCATCGTGCTGACCGTCGGTACGGCGGTCGATGCGAACGTGATCATCTATGAACGCATCCGCGAGGAATTGCGTGCCGGAAAACGGGTGGTCCGCGCCATCAATGACGGCTTCAACGAAGCGATGAGTGCGATCATCGACGCCAATGTGACTACCTTCATCGCGGCGGCGGTGATGTTCTTCCTCGGCTCGGGTCCGGTAAAGGGCTTTGCCGTGACGCTGACCATCGGGTTGGTGACATCGGTCTTTACCGCGATCTTCCTGACACGTCTGATGATCATCTGGTGGATCGAATGGCGCAAACCCAAAGAACTGATCCTGTAAGGGGGAACGACACATGGCATTCCGTCTGAAACTCGTCCCCGAGGTTACGCATTTCAACTTCTTCCGCTGGCAATGGGCAACCTTCGGGGTGTCCGCTGCCGCCATGATCGGCTCGGTCCTGCTGGTGCTGGTGATGGGGCTGAACTTCGGGATCGACTTCAAGGGCGGCACCACCATCCGCACCGAAAGCCCGACCGCTTTCGAGGTCAGCGAATATCGCGCGGCCTTGACCCAGCTGGATCTGGGCGATGTCGCCATCACCGAGGTATTCGACCCCAGTTTCGGCACCACCCGCCACGTCGCGATGATCCGCATCGGCACCACGGACGAGACCGGATCGGTCTCGCCCGAACAGTTGAACCAGGTCGAGGCGGCGCTGCACGAGGTCGATCCCGAGGTCCGCTTTGCCTCGGTCGAATCGGTCGGGCCGAAGGTCTCGGAAGAACTCATCAGGACCGCGATCTATGCGGTCGGCGCGGCAACATTGGGGATCATGGCCTATATCTGGCTGCGCTTCGAATGGCAGTTTGCGGTCGGCTGCGTCATTGCGCTGATCCATGACGTGCTGCTGACCATCGGGCTGTTCTCGCTGTTCCAGCTGCGCTTTGATCTGACCACCATCGCGGCGCTGCTGACCACGGTCGGATATTCCTGTAACGATACGGTCGTGGTCTTTGACCGGCTGCGGGAAAACCTGATCAAATACAAATCCAAGTCACTGTTCGACCTGATGAACCTGACCGCCAACGAGACGCTGTCGCGGACCATCATGACCGGCGTGACCACAGCGATCGCGCTGACCGCGATGCTGATCTTCGGAGGTGACGTGGTGCGCGATTTCGTCATTGCCATGCTGTGGGGCGTTGTCGTCGGCTGCTATTCCACGCTTTATGTCGCAAAGAACATCGTGCTGTGGATGGGTGTGAAACGCGACTGGTCGAAGACCCAGAAAAACGTCGATTCGCCCTTCAGCGGCGCGGAAGAGCGTCCCTGATGCCGATGATCCCCACCGATTATCAGGAAGGGGCGCTGCCGGTCGATGGCTATGGGCCGGGCTTCTTCCGCGCCGGTGGGCAGGTGCTGCAAGGCGCCGTCCTTCTGGACGGCACCCGGATGCTGCCCTGGGGCGGGTTGTCGGATCGCGACACGCTGGCGGCGCTGTCGGGGCGGGTCGATGTGCTGTTTCTGGGCATGGGGGCCGATATCAGCCATCCGCCCGCCGATCTGCTGGATGCGCTGGACGCGCTGGGGATCATGGTCGAGACGATGGCCTCGGCCACGGCGGCGCGGACCTATAACGTCACCCTGTCCGAGGGCCGCCGGGTCGCCTGTGCGTTGCTGCCGTTGTGAGCCTGCTGGCCGTTCAGGATCTGGCCGTTTCCCGCGGCGGGATGCGAGCGGTCGAAGGCGTCAGCTTTGCGCTTGAGCCGGGGCAGGCGCTGATCCTGCGTGGCCCCAACGGCATCGGCAAGACCACGCTGCTGCGCACGGTGGCGGGGCTTCAGCCCGCGCTCGAGGGGCGCATCGACATGGCCGGGGATTGTGTCGCCTATGCCGCCCATGCCGACGGGCTGAAAGGCGCGCTGACGGTGACGGAAAACCTGCGTTTCTGGTCCAGCGTCTTTGACGGCGGCCCGGTCGCGCCCGCGCTGATGGCGATGGATCTGGAGCATCTGGCGGACCGTCCGGCAGCGGCCCTGTCGGCGGGGCAGAAGCGGCGGCTGGGTCTGGCGCGGCTGCTGGTCTCGGGCCGCCCGCTATGGGTGCTGGATGAGCCGACGGTATCGCTGGACGCGCCTTCGGTGGCGCGTTTCGGCGTGGCGGTGCGGGCGCATCTGGCGGGCGGTGGCGCGGCGCTGATGGCGACGCATATCGACCTTGGGCTGGATGAGGCGCGGGTGCTGGACCTGACGCCCTATCGCGCCAGACCGGGCAGGGATGCCCGACCCGCCGGCTTCAACGAGGCCTTCGCGTGATGGCGTCCGGGCAGGGCGGCGCAGGGCTGCATGTATTAAAGGGGGCCCCATGCTGGCCCTGCTGAAACGCGACCTGAGCCTTGCCACCCGCGCGGGCGGCGGTTTCGGGCTGGGCGTGGCCTTCTTTCTGATCCTCTGCGCGCTGGTGCCTTTTGGCGTCGGCCCCGAAAGCGATGCGCTGCGGCCGGTCGCTGCGGGCATCCTGTGGGTCGGCGCATTGCTGGCCTGCCTGCTGTCGCTGGACCGCATCTTCGCGCTGGATCACGAGGATGGCAGCCTCGATCTGCTGGCCACCTCGCCCCTGCCGCTGGAGGGGGCGGTGGCCGTCAAGGCCCTTGCGCATTGGATCACCACCGGCCTGCCGCTGATCGCCTCCGCGCCCCTGTTCGGGCTGTTGCTGCACCTGCCCGCGCACGCGGTGCCGTGGCTGGTGCTGTCGCTGCTGCTGGGCACGCCGGCGCTGTCGATGCTGGGGGCCTTTGGCGCGGCGATCACCGTCGGGCTGCGGCGCGGGGGGCTGCTTTTGTCGCTCTTGGTGCTACCGCTCTATATTCCTACGCTGCTGTTTGGCACCGAGGTCGTGCGGCGCGGGGCCGAGGGCATGGCGACGCTGACTCCGGTGCTGTTTCTGGCCGGGATCACCGCTGGCGTGCTGGCGCTGATACCCTTTGCCGCAGCCGCCGCCCTTCGGGTCAATTTGCGGTGAATCCCGCTTGAGCCGCCATCGAGCCGACGCTAGGGAAACGATATGTCGATCTGGGAATACGCAAATCCGGTCAAGTTCATGCGCCTGTCGGGCGCCGTGCTGCCGTGGGTGGCGGCGGCGGCGGCGATCTGCACGGTGGGCGGTGTCCTCTGGGGCTTTCTGACGCCCGAGGATTACAAGCAGGGATCCACCGTCAAGATCGTGTTCCTGCATGTGCCCGCCGCGATGATGGCGATCAATATCTGGGTGATGATGCTGGTGGCCTCGCTGATCTGGCTGATCCGGCGTCACCATGTCAGCGCGCTGGCCGCCCGCGCCGCCGCCCCCATCGGCGCGGTGATGACGCTGATAGCGCTGGCCACCGGGGCGATCTGGGGGCAGCCGATGTGGGGGACATGGTGGGAATGGGACCCGCGACTGACCTCGTTTCTGATCCTGCTGCTGTTCTATGTCGGCTATATGGCGCTGTGGTCGGCGATCGAGGACCCTGACAGCGCCGCCGACCTGACCTGCTTTCTGTGCCTTGTCGGATCGGTTTTTGCGCTGCTGTCGCGCTATGCCGTGCTGTTCTGGAATCAGGGGCTGCATCAGGGCGCCAGCCTGTCGGTCCAGTCGGGCGAGAGGATGAGCGCGGTCTATCGCCACCCGCTCTATCTGTCGATGCTGGGCTTTTTCCTGCTGTTTCTGGCGCTGCTGCTGATCCGCACCCGGACCGAGATCCGCCGCCGCAGGCTGGCCGCGTTGCAGGCAAGGGAGATACGCAGATGATCGAGCTTGGAAAATATGCCGGCACCGTGCTGGCCGCCTATGGCGTGTCGCTGGCGCTGCTGGCGGGGCTGATCTGGCACACCATTGTCGCCAATGCCCGTGCGCGGCGCGATCTGGAAAGGCAGGAACGCAATGGCTAGGCTGTCACCGCTTATCGCACTGCCGCCGCTGATCTTTGCGGCGCTGGCCGCCACCTTCTATTGGGGCATGGGCCGCGACGACCCGGATTCGCTGCCCTCGGCCATGATCGGACGCGAGGCGCCGGCCCTGCCCGAGACGACGCTGCCGGGCAAGGAACAGCTGACCGATGCGATGCTGCGCGAACCGGGCGTGAAGCTGGTGAATTTCTGGGCCAGCTGGTGCCCGCCCTGCCGCGCCGAACATCCGACGCTGATGGAGCTGTCGCAGGACATGCCGGTCTATGGCGTCGATCTGAAGGATCCCGAGGCCAACGCCCTGCGCTTTCTGGCCGAGGATGGCGACCCCTTTCACGCGCTGGCCACCGATCCGCGCGGCCGCGCCGCCATCGACTGGGGCGTGACCGCCCCGCCCGAAACCTTCATCATCGACGGCGATGGCCGGGTGCTGTACCGCTTTGCCGGGCCTCTGCTGCGCGAGGATTACACCAACCGCTTTCTGCCCGAACTGGAAAAGGCATTATCCGCCGAGCAGTGATCCCATGTCTTGCACGGTCCGATTGCAATCGCCAGACTGCCCCTGACTGGAAGCAATGGGGGGACATCATGCGGATCGGTTTGGTGACGGCGCTGGTGTTGGCTGCGGGCTCGGCCTGGGGTCAGCAGGCGGCGGATGGATTCACGCCCGAGGCGGCGACGGATACGGTTGCGGACAGCGACGCCTTTGCCGGTCTGGGACAGGCCGCGCAGGCGGGCTTGCAGGCCAAGACGGCGGGTCAGCCGGTCGCGGCGCAGGACTGGATGGTGACGGCGGCGCATCCGCTGGCGGTCGAGGCCGGCGCGCGGGTGCTGGAACAGGGCGGCAGCGCCGCCGATGCGATGGTCGCCGTTCAGGTCGTGCTGGGGCTGGTCGAGCCGCAGGCCTCGGGGCTTGGCGGCGGTGCCTTTCTTGTCTGGTATGACGCGGAAACGGGCGAGATCACCACACTGGATGCCCGCGAAACCGCGCCTGCCGCCGCCACGCCGCTGCTGTTCCAGACCGAGGATGGCGAGCCTCTGGAGTTCATGGAGGCGGTCGTCGGCGGGCGCTCGGTCGGCACGCCGGGCACGCCCGCGCTGCTGGAAGAGGCGCATCGTCGCTGGGGCCGGGCCAACTGGTCGGGTCTGTTCGCCGATGGTATCCGGCTGGCTGAAGAGGGCTTTCCGGTTTCTCCGCGTCTGGCGCAGCAGGTCGCGGGCGAGGGGATCGAGGCGCTGGGGGTCGATGAGGCCACGCGCGATTACTTCTTTCCCGATGGCCAGCCGCTGGCCGAGGGCGCGACGCTGACCAACCCGGATTATGCCGGGGTGCTGCGCCAGCTGGCCGACAAGGGCAGCCGCGCCTTCTATCAAGGCGAGATCGCCGAGGCCATCGTGGCCGCCGTACGCGGGGCCGAGGGCAATCCCGGCCTGCTGACGATGGAGGATCTGGCGCGTTATCGCGTGGTCGAGCGCGCGCCGGTCTGCGTCGAATATCGCGATCACGACATCTGCGGCATGGGGCCGCCTTCGTCGGGGGCGCTGACCGTGGGGCAGATCCTCGGGATGCTGGGCGGCTATGACCTTGCCGCCTTGGGGGCCGACAATGCCGAAAGCTGGCGGCTGATCGGCGATGCCTCGCGTCTGGCCTTTGCCGACCGCGAACGCTTCATGGCCGACAGCGATTTCGTGCCCATGCCGGTCGAGGGGCTGGTGGCGCCCGATTATCTGGCCGAGCGTGGCGCATTGCTGGCGGGCGATGACAGCCTGCCCGAAGTCACGGCGGGCCAGCCGGGCTGGAGCCATGCGATGCTGTGGGGGCGCGATACGTCGCCGGAACTGCCCTCGACCTCGCATATCTCGATTGTAGATGCCGATGGCAATGCGCTGTCGATGACCACGACCATCGAGAACGGCTTTGGCTCGCGGGTCATGGCCAACGGGTTCCTGCTGAACAACGAGCTGACGGATTTTTCCTTCACCACCCATGACGAGGCCGGATATCCCGTCGCCAACCGGGTCGAGCCGGGCAAGCGGCCGCGGTCCTCGATGGCGCCGACCATCGTGCTGAAGGACGGCCAGCCGGTGCTGGTGATCGGC
The Paracoccus alcaliphilus DNA segment above includes these coding regions:
- the ggt gene encoding gamma-glutamyltransferase; this encodes MRIGLVTALVLAAGSAWGQQAADGFTPEAATDTVADSDAFAGLGQAAQAGLQAKTAGQPVAAQDWMVTAAHPLAVEAGARVLEQGGSAADAMVAVQVVLGLVEPQASGLGGGAFLVWYDAETGEITTLDARETAPAAATPLLFQTEDGEPLEFMEAVVGGRSVGTPGTPALLEEAHRRWGRANWSGLFADGIRLAEEGFPVSPRLAQQVAGEGIEALGVDEATRDYFFPDGQPLAEGATLTNPDYAGVLRQLADKGSRAFYQGEIAEAIVAAVRGAEGNPGLLTMEDLARYRVVERAPVCVEYRDHDICGMGPPSSGALTVGQILGMLGGYDLAALGADNAESWRLIGDASRLAFADRERFMADSDFVPMPVEGLVAPDYLAERGALLAGDDSLPEVTAGQPGWSHAMLWGRDTSPELPSTSHISIVDADGNALSMTTTIENGFGSRVMANGFLLNNELTDFSFTTHDEAGYPVANRVEPGKRPRSSMAPTIVLKDGQPVLVIGSPGGSRIIGYVAKAIIGTLDWGLDVQQAISLPNIVNRFGPMDVEAGTDATALSQALSDLGFEISETELTSGLQGIAISPEGLTGGADPRREGIAIGG
- the ccmC gene encoding heme ABC transporter permease CcmC; its protein translation is MSIWEYANPVKFMRLSGAVLPWVAAAAAICTVGGVLWGFLTPEDYKQGSTVKIVFLHVPAAMMAINIWVMMLVASLIWLIRRHHVSALAARAAAPIGAVMTLIALATGAIWGQPMWGTWWEWDPRLTSFLILLLFYVGYMALWSAIEDPDSAADLTCFLCLVGSVFALLSRYAVLFWNQGLHQGASLSVQSGERMSAVYRHPLYLSMLGFFLLFLALLLIRTRTEIRRRRLAALQAREIRR
- the ccmA gene encoding heme ABC exporter ATP-binding protein CcmA; the encoded protein is MRAVEGVSFALEPGQALILRGPNGIGKTTLLRTVAGLQPALEGRIDMAGDCVAYAAHADGLKGALTVTENLRFWSSVFDGGPVAPALMAMDLEHLADRPAAALSAGQKRRLGLARLLVSGRPLWVLDEPTVSLDAPSVARFGVAVRAHLAGGGAALMATHIDLGLDEARVLDLTPYRARPGRDARPAGFNEAFA
- the secD gene encoding protein translocase subunit SecD; translated protein: MLQIDRWKRILIIGICVLGMFYALPNLFYSRVEVHNDAVKTIEQTGAETPELIDERAGWPNWMPSGLVNLGLDLRGGAHLLAEVHLEDVYKSRMDSLWPELRRDMSAERETLGAIRRVSSPDGTLRIEIGEPAGINRAVEIVRSYSSPVTSLTGAGQSSLSIRTEGNAILVQLSDAEKTASNDRTVQQSLEIIRRRVDEVGTREPTIMRQGADRILIQVPGIGSAEELKALIGTTARLTFNSVVSTGTDPDGPADVGQVVLPAADQPGFYYTIETSPVVTGEELTDAMPATDQNGMPAVDFRFNPTGARKFGNYTAANVGQPFAIVLDDEVISAPVIRQAITGGSGQISGSMNFEEASRLAVLLRAGALPTELTFLEERTVGPELGQDSIDAGSLSAIIATVAVAIYMVLSYGLFGVFAATSVIINVVLILSAMSVMGATLTLPGIAGIVLTVGTAVDANVIIYERIREELRAGKRVVRAINDGFNEAMSAIIDANVTTFIAAAVMFFLGSGPVKGFAVTLTIGLVTSVFTAIFLTRLMIIWWIEWRKPKELIL
- the ccmD gene encoding heme exporter protein CcmD encodes the protein MIELGKYAGTVLAAYGVSLALLAGLIWHTIVANARARRDLERQERNG
- the secF gene encoding protein translocase subunit SecF, with protein sequence MAFRLKLVPEVTHFNFFRWQWATFGVSAAAMIGSVLLVLVMGLNFGIDFKGGTTIRTESPTAFEVSEYRAALTQLDLGDVAITEVFDPSFGTTRHVAMIRIGTTDETGSVSPEQLNQVEAALHEVDPEVRFASVESVGPKVSEELIRTAIYAVGAATLGIMAYIWLRFEWQFAVGCVIALIHDVLLTIGLFSLFQLRFDLTTIAALLTTVGYSCNDTVVVFDRLRENLIKYKSKSLFDLMNLTANETLSRTIMTGVTTAIALTAMLIFGGDVVRDFVIAMLWGVVVGCYSTLYVAKNIVLWMGVKRDWSKTQKNVDSPFSGAEERP
- a CDS encoding M20 aminoacylase family protein yields the protein MPVLNRIADFADEMTAWRRHLHQNPELGFECQQTAGFVAERLREFGVDEIYEGIGSTGLVGIIRGRKEGPVIGLRADMDALPMDEETGAEWASKVPGRMHACGHDGHTTMLLGAAKYLAETRNFAGSVALIFQPAEENGGGADVMVREGMMERFGIERVFAMHNNPGQALGTFQTTPGPIMAAVDTFEIHLRGRGGHGAMPHLTADPVVAAVAIVNAIQTISSRNHYALDELVISVTQIHTGSADNIVPETAWICGTVRTFDPEVQAMVRRRMTQICDGQAMGYDVCVRLDYQQGYPATVNDPAETARAVAAATEIAGEAGVCDDSGREMGAEDFSYMLQARPGCYLFIGQGEGPGVHNANYDFNDEVAPVGASFFARLVERAQPV
- the yajC gene encoding preprotein translocase subunit YajC codes for the protein MFVTPAYAQAAGGAGAGAAFAQFIPLILIFAIMYFLMIRPQQKRAKQHREMVGALKKGDQVITQGGIIGKVASVRDDEIEVEIASGVRVRIVRSTVAQVLNPTTAVAANN
- a CDS encoding Mth938-like domain-containing protein, with product MPMIPTDYQEGALPVDGYGPGFFRAGGQVLQGAVLLDGTRMLPWGGLSDRDTLAALSGRVDVLFLGMGADISHPPADLLDALDALGIMVETMASATAARTYNVTLSEGRRVACALLPL
- a CDS encoding DsbE family thiol:disulfide interchange protein → MARLSPLIALPPLIFAALAATFYWGMGRDDPDSLPSAMIGREAPALPETTLPGKEQLTDAMLREPGVKLVNFWASWCPPCRAEHPTLMELSQDMPVYGVDLKDPEANALRFLAEDGDPFHALATDPRGRAAIDWGVTAPPETFIIDGDGRVLYRFAGPLLREDYTNRFLPELEKALSAEQ
- the ccmB gene encoding heme exporter protein CcmB; protein product: MLALLKRDLSLATRAGGGFGLGVAFFLILCALVPFGVGPESDALRPVAAGILWVGALLACLLSLDRIFALDHEDGSLDLLATSPLPLEGAVAVKALAHWITTGLPLIASAPLFGLLLHLPAHAVPWLVLSLLLGTPALSMLGAFGAAITVGLRRGGLLLSLLVLPLYIPTLLFGTEVVRRGAEGMATLTPVLFLAGITAGVLALIPFAAAAALRVNLR